The Leptotrichia trevisanii DSM 22070 genome includes a region encoding these proteins:
- the galE gene encoding UDP-glucose 4-epimerase GalE — MKTILVPGGAGYIGSHTVLDLIKKGFHPIIVDDFSNSSKKVITILEELSGTKISFYELDVKNKEGLRKIFSENKIDAVINFAGFKAVGESVEKPLMYYENNLFGMITLLEVMKEFDVKNIVFSSSATVYGISDKVPFVETDPMGEATNPYGRTKVIIEHILMDLAKSDKTWNIIALRYFNPLGAHESGRIGEDPNGIPNNLSPYITQVAVGKLEKLHVFGNDYDTPDGTCIRDFVHINDLAAGHSAAINYLFNERVGFEAINLGSEKGYSVLEILHNFEKAAGKTIPYVIDGRRAGDIAVCYADASKAKKLLNWEAKYTIEDMCRDSWNWQKKNPNGFED, encoded by the coding sequence ATGAAAACGATTTTAGTACCGGGAGGAGCGGGATATATCGGTTCTCACACAGTTTTAGACTTGATAAAGAAAGGATTTCATCCAATTATAGTAGATGATTTCAGCAATTCAAGCAAAAAGGTTATTACAATTTTAGAAGAACTTTCTGGAACAAAAATATCTTTTTATGAGCTTGATGTAAAAAATAAGGAAGGCCTGAGAAAAATATTCAGTGAAAATAAAATTGATGCTGTCATTAATTTTGCAGGATTCAAGGCAGTTGGGGAATCTGTAGAAAAACCGCTTATGTATTATGAAAATAATCTATTTGGAATGATTACTTTGCTTGAAGTGATGAAGGAATTTGATGTAAAAAATATTGTGTTCAGCTCATCTGCCACCGTTTATGGAATTTCTGATAAAGTGCCTTTTGTGGAAACTGATCCGATGGGAGAAGCTACAAATCCTTATGGACGTACAAAAGTAATAATTGAACATATTTTAATGGACTTGGCAAAATCCGACAAGACTTGGAACATCATCGCACTTAGATACTTTAACCCTTTAGGTGCCCATGAAAGTGGGAGAATCGGAGAAGATCCAAATGGAATTCCAAACAATCTTTCGCCTTACATAACTCAAGTTGCAGTAGGAAAATTGGAAAAGCTGCACGTTTTTGGAAATGATTACGACACTCCTGACGGAACTTGCATAAGAGATTTTGTTCATATAAACGATTTAGCAGCGGGACATTCAGCTGCAATAAATTATTTATTCAATGAAAGGGTAGGATTTGAAGCAATAAATCTGGGAAGTGAAAAAGGTTACAGCGTTCTTGAAATTTTACATAATTTTGAAAAGGCTGCTGGAAAAACAATCCCTTATGTAATTGACGGACGAAGAGCAGGAGATATTGCCGTTTGTTATGCCGATGCCTCAAAAGCCAAAAAATTATTAAACTGGGAAGCCAAATACACTATTGAGGATATGTGCCGAGATTCGTGGAACTGGCAGAAAAAAAATCCAAATGGATTTGAAGACTAA
- the rnr gene encoding ribonuclease R — MGNKKKKEKHKNKNIENNDKNFHKEKKFNGKNFNNKKENQKTHKMELREERELKYLRQVLAEYEFTFQEILQLLEWSQKKRKMYKQLLNAWEESGDIYLKRNGRYTLPEKEGFVKGEISIASGNFGFLDVNGEASVFISGSYLNTAMNGDTVLVRILKESSDGKKREGEVCKVVKRNRNVIVGVFEHSLSFGFVRPRNSPKDIYIPKKLIKGAKTGDLVAVKVDFWGDEERKPEGEIVSVLGSPKDTEALISSLLLNEGIEEKFPNEVLQELDKIDEDFSEELKNRKDLRHLDIITIDGSDAKDLDDAVYVEKTEEGYKLFVSIADVSYYVQENTELDTEALKRGNSIYLVDRVIPMLPRKLSNNLCSLNPNEDKLTFTVEMDLDKKGKVVRNDFYKSVIKSKYRMTYENVNTILEKNEESEEYRNLYDKYRKIDEMLKNMLELSKIIRNNKKRRGSIDFELPEIKVALDENKAVKDIVLRSRGEAERIIEDFMVIANETVAEKLFWEEIPAIYRVHEDPDKAKVQALNETLIKFGYSLKGLEEIHPGKFQNIIERTTGLPEGYLIHKLILRAMQRARYANKNLGHFGLASKYYLHFTSPIRRYSDLIVHRMLGRSIEKFMSEKEKAKYGANFEAIASSISRTERVADKLEEDSIKIKLIEYMQDKIGQVYIARLSGMNKNKIFMELENHVEVVYNVTTARDNFIYDEENFKIVDKRNNESYTMGSTMKVSIVSASYAKMEIEVIPYVEEKIKIEEMEEE; from the coding sequence ATGGGAAATAAAAAAAAGAAAGAAAAACATAAAAATAAAAATATTGAAAATAACGATAAAAATTTTCATAAGGAAAAAAAATTTAACGGAAAAAATTTTAATAACAAAAAAGAAAATCAGAAAACTCATAAAATGGAACTTAGGGAAGAGCGTGAATTAAAATATTTGCGACAAGTGCTGGCAGAATATGAGTTTACTTTTCAGGAAATATTGCAGTTGCTGGAATGGAGCCAGAAAAAGCGGAAAATGTATAAGCAGCTCTTGAATGCATGGGAAGAAAGTGGCGATATTTATTTGAAAAGGAATGGAAGATATACCTTGCCTGAGAAGGAGGGGTTTGTAAAAGGGGAAATTTCCATTGCTAGCGGTAACTTTGGATTTCTTGATGTTAATGGAGAAGCCAGCGTCTTTATCTCTGGATCTTACCTAAATACGGCTATGAATGGCGATACTGTTTTAGTGCGTATTTTGAAGGAAAGTTCTGATGGAAAGAAGCGTGAAGGTGAAGTTTGCAAGGTTGTAAAAAGAAATCGCAATGTCATTGTTGGAGTTTTTGAACATAGTTTAAGTTTTGGCTTTGTACGTCCAAGAAATTCACCAAAGGATATTTACATTCCGAAAAAATTGATAAAAGGCGCAAAAACTGGAGATTTAGTGGCTGTAAAGGTGGATTTCTGGGGAGATGAGGAAAGAAAGCCTGAAGGAGAGATTGTAAGTGTACTGGGGAGTCCAAAAGATACGGAAGCATTAATTTCATCGTTGCTTTTAAATGAAGGGATTGAGGAGAAATTTCCAAATGAAGTCTTGCAGGAACTGGATAAAATTGATGAGGATTTTTCGGAAGAATTAAAGAATCGGAAAGATTTGCGGCATCTTGATATTATTACAATTGATGGCTCTGATGCGAAAGATTTGGATGATGCAGTTTATGTGGAAAAAACAGAAGAGGGGTATAAACTTTTTGTAAGCATTGCTGATGTTTCTTACTATGTACAGGAAAATACCGAGCTTGATACAGAAGCATTGAAGCGTGGAAACTCAATTTATCTTGTAGACAGGGTAATTCCTATGTTGCCACGAAAGTTGTCAAATAATCTATGTTCGCTTAATCCAAATGAGGATAAACTGACTTTTACTGTAGAAATGGATTTAGATAAAAAAGGTAAAGTTGTAAGAAATGATTTTTACAAATCGGTTATAAAATCGAAATACAGAATGACTTATGAAAATGTAAATACAATTTTGGAAAAAAATGAAGAATCTGAAGAATATCGAAATCTATATGATAAATATAGAAAAATTGATGAAATGCTTAAAAATATGCTAGAATTATCTAAAATCATCAGAAACAACAAAAAGAGACGTGGGAGCATTGATTTTGAATTACCTGAGATAAAAGTAGCCTTAGACGAAAATAAAGCCGTAAAAGACATCGTATTGCGTTCTAGAGGAGAAGCTGAAAGAATCATCGAAGACTTTATGGTTATCGCAAATGAAACTGTAGCTGAAAAATTATTCTGGGAAGAAATTCCAGCAATTTATAGAGTCCATGAAGATCCTGATAAGGCAAAGGTTCAGGCATTGAATGAAACTTTGATAAAATTTGGATATTCTCTAAAAGGGCTGGAGGAAATTCATCCCGGAAAATTCCAGAATATTATAGAAAGAACGACAGGACTACCGGAAGGCTATTTAATTCACAAATTAATTTTAAGGGCAATGCAACGTGCAAGATATGCCAACAAAAATCTAGGGCATTTTGGGCTGGCTTCCAAATATTATTTGCACTTTACATCACCAATCCGTCGTTATTCTGACTTAATTGTCCACAGAATGCTTGGACGTTCGATTGAAAAATTTATGAGTGAAAAGGAAAAAGCAAAATATGGAGCTAATTTTGAAGCAATTGCCTCCAGTATTTCGAGAACTGAAAGAGTGGCGGATAAACTGGAAGAAGACAGCATAAAAATCAAATTGATTGAATATATGCAGGATAAAATCGGACAGGTTTATATTGCCAGACTTAGTGGAATGAATAAAAATAAAATATTTATGGAACTGGAAAATCACGTGGAAGTGGTTTACAATGTTACAACAGCACGTGACAACTTTATTTATGATGAGGAAAACTTTAAAATCGTGGATAAAAGAAATAACGAGTCGTACACCATGGGAAGTACAATGAAAGTAAGCATTGTAAGTGCAAGTTATGCCAAAATGGAAATTGAGGTTATACCTTATGTGGAAGAGAAAATAAAAATTGAAGAAATGGAAGAAGAATAA
- the cobK gene encoding precorrin-6A reductase, with protein MKIWIIGGTKDSRNILNEILKIGENDIIVSTATEYGGKLLENVAKNKNVHVISEKLNVLQIEEMILEKNIDLIIDASHPYAQNISNTVISMVSYLNERVTQEKKVKYIRFERKMVDYGNKNIFKFQDLQEIIKFLRQFENKTILSTLGSNTLAEIKEVGEKNRLFVRILPTTSSIQNAEELGYLPKNIIAMQGPFSKNMNVVMLQDLKIDYLITKESGETGGELQKVEACQECGVTVLAIKRPVLDYGTVFNTIEELMRYLVKL; from the coding sequence ATGAAAATTTGGATAATTGGTGGAACAAAGGATTCTAGAAATATTTTAAATGAGATTTTAAAAATTGGAGAAAATGATATTATTGTTAGTACAGCTACTGAGTATGGGGGGAAGTTACTTGAGAATGTGGCTAAAAATAAGAATGTGCATGTGATTTCAGAAAAATTGAATGTTTTGCAAATTGAAGAGATGATTTTGGAAAAAAATATTGATTTGATTATTGATGCAAGCCATCCATATGCACAGAATATTAGTAATACCGTTATTTCAATGGTAAGTTATTTGAATGAGAGAGTTACTCAGGAGAAAAAAGTAAAGTATATAAGATTTGAGAGAAAAATGGTTGATTATGGAAATAAAAATATATTTAAATTTCAGGATTTGCAGGAAATAATCAAGTTTTTACGACAATTTGAAAATAAAACTATACTAAGTACGCTGGGTTCAAATACTTTGGCTGAGATAAAGGAAGTTGGTGAGAAAAATAGGTTATTTGTTAGAATTTTGCCAACAACTTCTTCGATACAAAATGCAGAAGAACTTGGATATTTGCCTAAAAACATAATTGCTATGCAGGGGCCATTTTCAAAAAATATGAATGTTGTGATGTTGCAGGATTTGAAAATTGATTATCTGATTACGAAGGAAAGTGGGGAAACTGGAGGGGAATTACAGAAGGTAGAGGCTTGTCAGGAATGTGGTGTTACAGTTTTGGCAATTAAGCGTCCTGTTCTGGATTATGGGACAGTTTTTAATACAATTGAGGAATTGATGAGATATTTGGTTAAACTTTGA
- a CDS encoding RelA/SpoT family protein, producing MDEKKVLKNDWKMTDDEIEDMRVPVIVNKSYDELFKQLADRIRENRLDVDMDKIGHAFMLAYESHVGQKRKSGEDYILHPVEVAEILADMKMDTDTIVAGLLHDVVEDTLITLADIEYTFGEDAKKLVDGVTKLRNLPRTDSKKLENIRKMVVAMSEDIRVVIIKLADRLHNMRTLKYMKPEKQQEKSKETIEIYAPIAHRIGMARIKWELEDISFRFLYPKDYYEIKELINSKRREREEYTAKVIEKIKVELEKNDIKGEVTGRPKHLYSIYRKMIEKEKRFVDLYDLIAIRIIVEKKNECYNVLGIIHDLFVPVFNRFKDYISQPKPNGYQSIHTTVKGPDSQHVEIQIRTQKMHEIAEEGVAAHWKYKEKKSKSKNEKFYADVKKLKDSVQNKKDNEKQMEFVQEVTGDVLKQTIFVFTPKDDIVEMPRNSTALDFAFQVHTQIGYRTIGAKVNGRITQLNQVLKTGDKVEVITSKNMKGPGKDWIEMVNNHSSRVKIRKWFKDKEFEEKSKEGEQILEKEFERLGLKLKDMMEDERVFLYMKKYNITDDKTLFYRFGTGDLSLDGFLNKFEKKEEKALEKVLEEETEKGNRQKERNQDGVKISGTENTMYRFAKCCSPLPGDEIRGYVTRGRGIAIHRADCDNFISLMEKEPEREVDVYWDESAISANSSYEFNFTVKASDRNGLLLDIIRILNEYKMNLITVNTNNFKENGNKRIFIHLRITIRSREDFDRLANNLKSMPEVIDVIKK from the coding sequence ATGGATGAGAAAAAAGTGCTAAAAAATGATTGGAAGATGACGGATGATGAAATTGAAGATATGAGAGTGCCTGTAATTGTTAATAAGAGTTATGATGAACTGTTTAAACAGCTTGCGGATAGGATTAGGGAAAATAGGCTGGATGTGGATATGGATAAAATTGGACACGCTTTTATGCTTGCCTATGAGTCGCATGTGGGACAGAAGAGGAAAAGTGGGGAAGATTATATTTTGCACCCTGTGGAAGTGGCGGAAATACTGGCTGATATGAAAATGGACACAGATACGATTGTGGCTGGACTTTTGCATGATGTGGTTGAGGATACACTTATAACTTTGGCGGATATAGAGTACACTTTTGGGGAAGATGCGAAAAAACTTGTGGATGGGGTTACGAAACTTAGGAATTTGCCGAGAACGGACAGTAAAAAGCTGGAAAATATAAGAAAAATGGTAGTGGCAATGTCGGAGGATATTCGGGTTGTAATTATAAAGCTGGCGGACAGGCTTCACAATATGCGGACATTAAAATATATGAAACCTGAGAAGCAGCAGGAAAAATCAAAGGAAACAATTGAAATTTATGCACCGATTGCTCACAGGATAGGGATGGCTAGGATAAAATGGGAGCTGGAAGATATAAGTTTTAGATTTTTATATCCAAAAGATTATTATGAGATCAAAGAGCTTATAAATTCAAAAAGACGTGAGCGTGAGGAATATACAGCAAAAGTCATTGAAAAAATAAAGGTGGAACTTGAAAAAAATGATATAAAAGGCGAAGTTACGGGGCGTCCAAAACATCTGTACAGCATTTATCGGAAAATGATTGAAAAAGAAAAAAGATTTGTAGATTTGTACGATTTGATTGCGATAAGGATTATTGTTGAGAAAAAAAATGAATGTTATAATGTGCTGGGGATAATTCACGATTTATTCGTGCCTGTCTTTAACAGATTCAAGGATTATATTTCACAGCCGAAGCCAAATGGCTATCAATCAATTCATACAACAGTGAAAGGCCCTGATAGTCAGCATGTGGAAATTCAGATTAGAACGCAGAAAATGCACGAAATAGCAGAAGAAGGGGTTGCGGCACACTGGAAATACAAAGAAAAGAAATCAAAATCCAAAAATGAAAAATTTTATGCAGACGTAAAAAAATTGAAGGATTCTGTTCAAAATAAGAAAGATAATGAAAAACAGATGGAATTCGTGCAGGAAGTTACAGGGGATGTATTAAAACAAACGATATTCGTATTTACGCCAAAGGATGACATTGTAGAAATGCCACGAAACTCTACTGCACTTGACTTTGCATTTCAGGTACACACTCAAATTGGGTACAGAACGATTGGGGCAAAAGTCAATGGACGGATTACTCAGCTTAATCAAGTGTTAAAAACAGGGGATAAAGTTGAAGTGATAACTTCCAAGAATATGAAAGGGCCTGGAAAAGACTGGATTGAAATGGTAAATAACCATAGTTCCCGTGTGAAGATAAGAAAATGGTTTAAGGACAAGGAATTTGAGGAAAAGTCGAAGGAAGGGGAACAAATTTTAGAAAAAGAATTTGAGCGGCTTGGGCTTAAATTGAAGGATATGATGGAAGATGAGCGTGTTTTCCTTTATATGAAAAAGTACAATATTACTGATGATAAAACATTATTTTATAGATTTGGAACTGGAGATTTGTCGCTTGACGGCTTTTTGAACAAGTTTGAGAAAAAAGAAGAAAAAGCATTAGAAAAGGTGCTTGAAGAGGAAACCGAAAAAGGAAATCGTCAAAAGGAACGGAATCAGGATGGTGTAAAAATTTCTGGAACAGAAAACACAATGTACCGTTTTGCAAAATGTTGCAGTCCGCTTCCCGGCGATGAAATACGTGGCTATGTGACACGTGGACGTGGAATCGCAATTCACCGTGCCGACTGTGATAACTTCATTTCCCTTATGGAAAAAGAGCCGGAAAGGGAAGTTGATGTGTATTGGGATGAATCTGCAATTTCAGCTAACAGTTCATACGAATTTAATTTCACAGTAAAAGCCTCAGACAGAAATGGACTGCTGCTTGACATTATCCGAATCTTAAATGAATACAAAATGAACTTGATAACTGTAAATACAAATAACTTTAAAGAAAATGGAAACAAGCGGATTTTTATACATTTAAGAATAACTATCCGAAGCAGGGAAGATTTTGACAGATTGGCAAACAACCTAAAATCAATGCCGGAAGTGATAGATGTTATAAAGAAATAA
- a CDS encoding thioredoxin family protein, with protein MSNIINYTGEDFENETVSQTGLTLVDFYAIWCGPCQMLEKVLAEVSNNSDCKIVKVDVDDYPEFGAKFKIRGLPMLLLFKDGKIVETLNGFQIFDEIMEKINLHN; from the coding sequence ATGAGCAATATCATCAATTATACTGGAGAAGACTTTGAAAATGAAACAGTTTCACAAACCGGGCTTACTCTTGTGGATTTTTATGCTATCTGGTGTGGCCCTTGTCAAATGCTTGAAAAGGTTCTTGCAGAAGTGTCCAATAATTCAGATTGTAAGATTGTCAAGGTTGATGTTGACGATTATCCAGAGTTTGGGGCAAAGTTTAAGATAAGGGGATTGCCTATGCTTTTGCTTTTTAAAGATGGAAAAATTGTGGAAACTTTGAATGGATTTCAAATTTTTGATGAGATTATGGAAAAAATTAATTTACATAATTAA
- a CDS encoding DUF3829 domain-containing protein: protein MKKIFLLIFTIILILNCNNGYNSKETRSDKMTEKEKEEFEKIQNMSPDEVKTLGLLKAINNPFENIFFEYEQRYDMYFRIKRGEKEEFFIPSEKNIRELVEKYPVTPIEKEYFEKKETLKEAIQKNSVFKDFSAPVNEYFEYAEKKISKMKEIENYYKSDEYKKDNFQKGKILDRGYEEIRMSYSSYNNNIKSKFQNLDSLAAKYSLNDLKNSGQTAAYNIYRIKFIISLIDEKFYNIDLEDEKNNNFINQLEILGKDFKLAVSQAEKIKDSEIEKEKMDIEKYKTFVKEAKKSVKNFYKGLKKLKKKNSNSDDELVIFENSKYNNLQFYKDNEKNEKMKIFYRK, encoded by the coding sequence ATGAAAAAGATTTTTTTATTAATTTTTACAATCATACTTATTTTAAACTGTAATAACGGTTATAACTCAAAAGAAACACGATCTGATAAAATGACTGAAAAAGAAAAAGAAGAATTTGAAAAAATTCAGAATATGTCGCCAGATGAAGTAAAAACTTTAGGTTTATTAAAAGCTATTAATAATCCATTCGAGAATATATTCTTCGAATATGAGCAGAGATACGATATGTATTTCAGGATAAAAAGAGGCGAAAAAGAAGAATTTTTTATCCCTTCTGAAAAAAATATACGGGAACTTGTGGAAAAATATCCAGTAACTCCAATAGAAAAAGAATATTTTGAAAAAAAAGAAACTCTAAAAGAAGCTATTCAAAAAAACAGTGTTTTTAAAGATTTTTCAGCACCAGTTAATGAATATTTTGAATATGCCGAAAAGAAAATTTCAAAAATGAAAGAAATTGAGAATTATTATAAAAGCGATGAATACAAGAAGGATAATTTTCAAAAAGGTAAAATTTTAGACAGGGGATACGAAGAAATCCGTATGTCATACAGTTCTTATAACAATAATATTAAATCAAAATTTCAAAATTTAGATTCCCTGGCAGCAAAATATTCACTAAATGATTTAAAAAATAGCGGACAAACTGCTGCATACAACATTTATCGGATTAAATTTATTATTTCCCTAATAGATGAAAAATTTTATAATATTGATTTGGAAGATGAAAAAAATAATAATTTTATAAATCAGCTGGAAATATTAGGAAAAGACTTTAAATTAGCAGTATCTCAAGCTGAAAAAATAAAAGATTCAGAAATTGAGAAAGAAAAAATGGATATTGAAAAATATAAAACTTTTGTAAAAGAAGCTAAAAAATCTGTAAAAAATTTCTATAAAGGACTTAAAAAATTAAAAAAGAAGAATTCAAATTCAGATGATGAACTTGTTATCTTTGAAAATTCAAAATATAACAACTTGCAATTTTATAAAGACAACGAAAAAAATGAGAAAATGAAAATCTTTTACCGAAAATAA
- a CDS encoding aminopeptidase codes for MNNFEEKLSKYAEVIVKIGANVQKGQKVWVNCTTDALPLVYKVTELAYQVGASDVHIKLTDDKLSRLHAEYQSKEVYSHIPQWAIDERNDYLDNNVVFIHILSSSPNLFAGIDAEKLGALTKNAGEAYKHYRTCIMTDVNSWTIASYPSADWAKLVFPDETDADIAQEKLLDAILKTVRVDKADPVKAWEEHRKNLTEKADFLNNKKFIALHYTSKGTDLTVGLPKNHIWVAAGSKNAKGADFLPNMPTEEVFTAGDRERIDGYVSNKKPLSYQGNIIDNFKLTFEDGKVVDFEAEQGYEILKQLLDTDEGSRRIGEVALVPNDSPISNSGLLYYQTLFDENASNHLALGAAYPTNVKNGTKMTEEELEKAHINQSISHVDFMIGDAEMDIDGILEDGTRVPVFRKGNWAF; via the coding sequence ATGAATAACTTTGAAGAAAAATTAAGTAAATATGCAGAAGTAATTGTAAAAATTGGGGCAAATGTACAGAAAGGGCAGAAAGTTTGGGTAAACTGTACAACCGATGCTTTGCCGCTAGTCTATAAAGTTACAGAATTAGCTTATCAAGTGGGGGCAAGTGATGTTCACATAAAATTGACTGATGACAAATTATCAAGACTTCACGCTGAATATCAGTCAAAAGAAGTTTATTCACACATCCCGCAATGGGCAATTGATGAAAGAAATGACTACCTCGACAACAATGTCGTATTTATACACATTTTAAGCAGTTCTCCAAACTTATTTGCAGGAATTGACGCTGAAAAGCTGGGAGCATTGACAAAAAATGCAGGGGAAGCTTACAAGCACTATAGAACATGCATTATGACAGATGTAAATTCCTGGACAATTGCAAGCTATCCTTCGGCAGACTGGGCAAAACTTGTATTCCCAGATGAAACAGATGCTGACATTGCACAGGAAAAGCTGCTTGATGCAATATTAAAGACTGTAAGAGTCGATAAAGCCGATCCTGTAAAAGCTTGGGAAGAACATAGAAAGAACTTGACTGAAAAAGCTGATTTTTTGAACAATAAAAAATTCATAGCACTTCACTATACTTCAAAGGGTACTGACTTGACAGTAGGACTTCCTAAAAATCATATTTGGGTGGCAGCTGGAAGTAAAAATGCAAAAGGGGCAGATTTCTTGCCAAATATGCCTACAGAGGAAGTATTCACAGCTGGGGATAGAGAGCGTATAGATGGTTATGTTTCAAATAAAAAACCACTTTCTTATCAGGGAAATATTATTGACAACTTTAAACTGACTTTTGAGGACGGAAAAGTTGTGGATTTTGAAGCGGAGCAAGGATATGAGATTTTGAAGCAGCTGCTTGATACTGATGAAGGTTCAAGAAGAATAGGAGAAGTTGCTCTTGTGCCGAATGATTCGCCTATTTCTAACTCAGGACTTCTTTACTATCAAACATTATTTGACGAAAATGCCTCAAACCATCTGGCATTGGGTGCCGCTTACCCAACTAACGTAAAAAACGGTACCAAAATGACTGAAGAAGAATTGGAAAAAGCTCATATTAACCAGTCAATTTCACACGTTGACTTTATGATTGGTGACGCAGAAATGGATATTGACGGGATTCTGGAGGATGGGACAAGAGTTCCCGTATTTAGAAAGGGCAATTGGGCTTTTTAA
- the smpB gene encoding SsrA-binding protein SmpB, producing MPVLARNKKAFHDYFIEDKLEAGIELVGTEVKSVKAGKVSIKESFIRIIRDEIFVMNMHITPYEFGNINNVAESRVRKLLLNRREIKKWSEKIKEQGYTIVPISVYTKQRLVKMEIGLAKGKKMHDKRESLKRKDIDRDMKKIQKNFTR from the coding sequence ATGCCAGTATTAGCTAGAAACAAAAAGGCTTTCCATGATTACTTCATAGAAGATAAGCTGGAAGCAGGGATTGAACTTGTGGGAACGGAAGTGAAATCGGTGAAGGCTGGAAAAGTCAGCATAAAGGAAAGTTTTATAAGAATTATACGAGATGAAATTTTTGTGATGAATATGCATATTACGCCTTATGAATTTGGGAATATTAATAATGTTGCAGAATCTCGTGTAAGAAAATTGCTTTTGAATAGACGTGAAATAAAAAAATGGAGTGAAAAAATCAAAGAACAAGGCTACACTATTGTTCCAATTTCAGTTTATACAAAGCAAAGGCTTGTAAAAATGGAAATAGGGCTTGCAAAAGGTAAAAAAATGCATGATAAGAGGGAATCACTGAAAAGGAAAGATATTGATAGGGACATGAAAAAGATTCAGAAGAATTTTACTAGATAA
- the yqeK gene encoding bis(5'-nucleosyl)-tetraphosphatase (symmetrical) YqeK: MIDINKIKKNVKNYLDEKRYNHVERVAKCAVELAKTYNVDVEKVEASAWLHDVAKFFDLSVMIDLTKGKYPEVEDKMSKSTAVLHGFAGAEFVRQNYELFGIDDEEILDGIKYHTIGKANMNTLAKIIYLSDAIEEGRSWEGVETARELAKTDLDKAIKFEIEEKLKYLLSKDSIIHPNIIKFRNSIIANQL, encoded by the coding sequence ATGATAGATATAAATAAAATCAAAAAAAATGTAAAAAATTATTTGGATGAAAAAAGATACAATCATGTGGAAAGAGTTGCAAAATGTGCTGTGGAACTTGCAAAAACTTACAATGTAGATGTGGAAAAAGTGGAGGCTTCAGCTTGGCTTCATGATGTGGCAAAATTTTTTGACTTGTCAGTTATGATTGACTTGACAAAGGGAAAATATCCTGAAGTTGAGGATAAGATGTCAAAGTCTACGGCTGTACTGCATGGATTTGCAGGAGCTGAGTTTGTACGGCAAAATTATGAATTGTTTGGAATTGATGATGAGGAAATTTTGGATGGGATAAAATATCATACAATCGGAAAAGCAAATATGAATACACTTGCCAAAATTATTTATTTATCGGATGCAATTGAGGAAGGAAGAAGCTGGGAAGGCGTGGAAACAGCTAGAGAACTTGCAAAAACTGATCTGGATAAGGCAATAAAATTTGAAATTGAGGAGAAATTAAAATATTTGCTTTCAAAAGATTCAATTATTCATCCAAATATTATAAAATTTAGAAATTCAATAATAGCTAATCAGCTCTAA